The stretch of DNA ggatatctttataacaggttcaggttttaaaaattacaggtttttactataatgaacctattacaaacatatccatgcagtttttatttagaaattacatgtttaatttttccgcgataaatgagggtgtcacatatcCTCTAAAAAAATGTATGATTACTAtaaacatatactccctcctagtttGATTGTTGGTTCCCTTTCTTTAGGGTACCAAAATTAAAGAAATGAATTTGGACCATACAAAACACCCTACACCAcatggaattgaatttggaccacacaaaacttaccaaaaaaggaaaggggaaccaACACCCGACTAGCATGAAAATGGAAAAGGGAACCAACAatcagactaggagggagtatataacatTATAATAAAACCTTAATATTTTAAGTACTTATAAGGTTCTgattaatcaatctataaccaccttgGGAGCCGTAAAAGgccgtctttttctttgaaatgttctccgTGTTCTTCTTACTTATGGCCTTCAAATGAATTAtatcgagtaacgtaagcataACCAAATACTAAATTAAGTATATTTGTTTAAATATACACATTATAACCGATACAAATGTGTAAACAGATGatacaaaaatcacaaaaatattcaCACAATACTTATTGTCTAACAATAAGAGCAGTTTAGatttttcacaaattctcattataaacgggagatatccgtctatagttataaacGGGTCAAATATTCACTCACTTTGAGAATAAGACAAGCAATAAGTTGTATGATGGGGCCAAAAATATCatcactttaagcatatttgacccgtctttcacaTTAGACAGACGTTTATAGTGAGATTAATGGTAGATTTTTAGAGAAAAGAGTATGCAAAGCAATCAAGACAAGAAACCCCCACAAATAAAACAAGAGACTACACCAAATGCTATCCTCAAAGGAGCCACACATTCGCGCATACCAACGTATCCTATGAAATTAAGAATCCTCTTCCGTACTTGAAATTAAATTGGTTTACAATATGATATTGTCAGGTTACATTTCATTAACATTACCAAAGCCGGCCATAACGTCTGCCAGTCTCCCTAACAATAATTCTACCGTACCCGCCACATCGAGGAAGAAGATTGGTGCTTTGAAGCGAACCTCACCTAACCCAAATAAGCCGTCTCTAGCAGAAGTTGAACGAGCTATTGGCGCTGGCATTTACCGTGACCATGATCCCGCTAGGTAAGTTTAACTACTTGACAAATGCTTATTATTCATTGTTAGTTTCTTAAATAACAATTTGTGTATTACGTCTTTAATACAAGAGCAGTGAAACGACAGACAAGAATAAGGTATTCGACGTAGTATTATCAAATTCAATCGGAAAGACGGAGGGCCCAATCGAAAAGAAGCTCCGGGAAACGGGAGAATTGCTTAATGCTCAAACTGAGAGAATTACTCGTTCGTCAGGGAAGAAAATTTTGGAAATAATGTTCTTCTGGATTGCACCTACTTGGTTTCTTATGCTGTTGATTGCTACTGGTGCAATTAAGTTACCTTCTAGTTTTAACGCTCTTAATGATCTCATAATGTAGTTACTATGATACCAATTTTCATACCGCGAACATACATTTATAATATGATTGTTACGGAGTTCATAATTAGTGCCACcgattcaattatttatttatttttgattaaaatatttctcaaaaagaataaaaaaataaacaaatgaatgagacgaaAAGAGTACAAGTTGCAAAATTTCTTGTTATTCCGCGTTTTTAGTAACTAGTTATTGCACCACACCCTTTCGGACACGACACCCCAACATGCTTGTTTAATCCTAGCCTTTGGAACACTTGTTAATTAATTATAGTAGATATATCAATGGAGTATCTAACTAAtctaaaaaaattaataataaaatataaaatctCTCAAGCAAATTTACTGAGATGAGAAATTTAGTCCTCTAACTCACCCTTTTTCTATTTCTTATGCGAAGTTCATACGTCAAATAAAACAGATCAAAGAATAACGCAAATTTTGAAATAAGACGGACTAAATGTAGctattttatgataaaatgttACTATTTTCTGATAAAATATTACCACCACTTTCAGGTAAAAAGAGACAAATTTAGTTATAACATTTTGTCATTTTTGTTTACGTATATAACATTTTATCattaaataattacattttattaaaaaagaaaaatgagATGGCGCCATTCGACGCCACCAAagatataattataaattactccGTTAAATTCACTTTCCTCcaataaaatttgaattttacaacatttactaataataaggGCTAGTTTAGGAATATAAATATATCATTTCAAAAAAACAAACTAGCCGTCAATTTTGACAATCTTGTTGGCATTTGCTTAATTTTCTCTAACAAAATATTCTTTCTTTATAATTTTACTCTACATTTATTTATTTGATGACAAATGATAATTGATTGATAAATATGTACTTACCCAATCCCATATAGATGAACTACAAATATACTAAACGTAAAGTTAATGAAAATTTTATTTACAGTCCAATTGTGTTGAATTTCCATTTTTGATTTTTGCTTCTTAAATTCACGAAGAACTGTACACAAAGTTAAACTGAGTAACGTCTAAGAAAATGGGCAAAGATTAGATAACTCTTAGATACATTTTTGTTTTAGTTGGAATTTTACTTAATAACATGTGAGTATTACGGTCTTACCCTTAAGAGTTTGGCGGAAAATTAAAAACGAATtcttatttttaatattttattttatttatattaggGTGGTGCTGAAATTCATTATCAACCGGTAGTGCCCTATCATCATCCATTGATAATAGTGATATTTAATTCGTCTTATTTCAGATTGTTTGAAGCAAGACGAATATAAATATCACTTGTGGTACTTCTTCACGACTTCACTTTGTTCTAGTGCATGCTGGTTCTCTTATACGTAGCATTAATGCTCTTGCACTTTCTTTTGTTGTGGCCAGATTGATTACATTTGCTGCATCTCATGATACTACCAGATTTAGTGAGCCTGTCAGACCAATTTTCACCAATTTGCATCCTCCTCTTTGTCTTCGGCCCACAAGCTCTGAGTTTCTTCAGAGACAGGGGGTTAGTTGGTTGATTTTCGGAGATAGACCATTCATATGGACCATTGAGTGGTTCCATGCTAAACTGATAGGCTTTTAAGTACCCTGCCTTGTGATAACATTGAGCAACATAATACTCCGGGTGCTCTACATTTTTCCATATAGCTGTTATTGCATGATTACGATCTGATTTAAACAATTCTATTGGAATTTGGAAACTTGGACGTGCGACTCAACCGTTGCCATAAGTGGAGGACCGGCGAGTCTGGTCGGTGGTTGAGGTGGCGACATTGATGGTTCTATAGTTGTTTCAGTCGGGTTGTTCCTTGCGGGTTATTTCAAATCAAACCAATTTGGGGCTATCGAATCAATAGTATAACTTGAAACCCTAGTGCTCGCTCAATCAACACCTCTTTTGCACATTTTACAATTGAAGATCATAGAATATGAGAAATTCTGAGAAGAAACAAGTTGTTGACCACAAAAGCTACCTCTTTGATCATCTCATTATCCAGGAGATTCTTACAAGATTGATTACCCATTAAATCCGTTGTTCTTCGATTTAAGGCAGTTTCGAAATAATGGTATTCTTCCAAATTTGCTATTTCCCACTTTATGAAATCCCCCTTTTCTCACCCTTCTGCTTATGTTAACACCTTGTTTATCAAAGCCGGTGACAATTGTTACCGTTTCTCTTACAATGATATCAAATTTCTGGTAATTTTGAAGATAATTTGATTAAACTAGACGTCAGATTCTGGTGAATACTTCATTTTATGGAACCCGGCTACTCGTAAAATGCACAAATATGAAACAACTGTCTATATTAAGTGTATTGCTGAAGAAGTTAGGCTGCGTTCCATAATTTGTGGGTTTTCGTATGCATCCTCTGTTGATGAGTGATGACTATAAATCTGTTCGATTTTTGAAGCCAAGTTTGGGAACTGGTGAAACTAATCGTATTATTTATATCTTTTCTTTGAGGGAAAATAAGTGGACAAGATCTGATTTTGATTATGCTGATGATTTCTGTGTTACCGGACTCGCAGTGCTTACAAATGAAAAGGTTATATTGGCCTGCTTTTGTTCGTTCTGCTGGTCCTATTATCCTTAGCTTCGATTTCGGTGTTGAGAGGTTTGACGTAGTTAAGTTGGAACGTTGGGAGTGCTTAGGAGTTATGGGAGGATGTTTGAGCGAGTGCTACCCTAGTAGTGGAAAGACAGGTGACGGGCTAATGCACATATTTGAATCTCATGGGGTAATGGGGAAATCGTCAAATGATCGGGTTTACGAGGGACAAGTTTTTTTGGACAGGGGCATCCAATCATGAGGTGGCTGATTTCGGGGGTAGGATGTTGGGGGTAGTTGACACGCGTAGAAGTAGAACCTATGCAATGCACACCGATTTTGGAGTTCAATGAGATAATTGGTATTGCAAGATACTCCATATGTTCCAAGCCTAGTTTCACCGTTTCCCTCTGAAGAGCTGCTGATGGCATAGATGCACTACATTGTTCATTGGCCTGTCTGAAGAGTGAAGACATTGTATGTTATTCTGAAAAACTAAATTGCGTGTAAACTAACTGTGTTGCACTTCTTAGAGTAGTCGTTTTACATTTAATTCCATCTTCTAGAGTTATTTTCACCAAGTCTCTAGTAAAGCCGATGAACCGTTAATTTATCACCTATGCTTATTGTCATAGTATGTGCAAGTAAAGAGCGTTTTTTTCAAGGTTTTAATTTTATTGCTTGGTTGTGATTTCATGTATATCCTCTTGAGTGGGCGATATCATTTGTTAGTGTCCTGCAAATGCCTTCACTGATTGTCACACCTACAGCAAAATCTCCGATTTTGTTCAACCACTTCTGCtctagttgtttttattttcacaCTTTAAAATGTATCAAGAAAATTGCTTTTATTTTTACATAGTTTTTCTTTCATTAATGCAATGTCGAATCTCATATGCTAGTCATTTGCACATGTTTTATACCCTGCATTCCAGGTTTTCCTATTTGTTTAACTGGTTTTGGGAGGCACTGGATCCACAATTGCATCCACCGACTAGTTTGGCAAACCACTATATGACGACATTTGCAGTTGTAGAGGACTAGAGGCGTGAGCAATTTAGAGGTGGCAATTAGGTCAGTTGGGTCGGTTACGGGACGGGTCGAAGCGAGTTGGGTTATGTCGGGTCAGTTGGGTCGGTTACGGGACGGGCCGAATAAATCCTAGGTCCGCCACTGTTTTTAGTTTGTTAAAGTTTACACCCCAACTACCCAAGCAACTTTTACTACGTTAAAATTTGACATTGCGCTGAATTAAGTTTGTTTAATATTTTTCCTTTTTAGTGGATTACACTTGTATTGGATCTAGACAGTGGCGGACCTAGGATTTATTCGGCGGGGGTGCACTTTTCAATAGAGACAATAGAATTGAAGCGACTAAACGAGCCGATCGGTCAAAATGGAATATATTACAACGGAAATTTGATTTGAATGTATACAACGAAAATTCAAAGTGATATAGAAACAAAATGAATCAAATTTTAATTGATGTAGAAGAGTGTAAATTTTGTAATCAACGAGaacaattttttttaatcaaaaaacGTAAACAAAAAAATTATAATAGATAAAATTCCACTTGAAATACAAATTATAATTTACAGAATTAAAAATTGAGATTCTCAAAATGATGCATCAATAATAATGCATTAAATTAAATTTGCGTTAAAGTTTTCGAGTCCTGATTAATGAAGgctaaaaaaaaggagaaagggaaaagaaggcttaaaaaaaaggagaaagggaaaagatTAATGAAGGcttaaaaaaaaggagaaagggaaaaggGGGCCGTGGGGATTTGAACCCGCGCCCTTCAATTCACAACTACTAGTCTTACCCACTGTGCCACGCTTAGCGCAGTGTGATTCTTATGAAGCGCAAAAGCTATAAATATGTTTTAAggcgttttttttaaaaaaaaaaaatttaaaaactgAGGGTGCGCACGTGGGGTGCTGTGCGCACACCCCGGTCCGCCCCTGGATCTAGATATGTTGGGTATTACTAACAAGTAGGAATAAAATTTACGGAAAATGCACGCGATGTTTTTGAAGTTTGACATTTTGCTCGAAATACCAAATTTTTTGATTCGGAAAATTTAAAGAGGCCATAAgcccataactcgtgtttacaagATCAAAAAGTGACGCTTTTTTTTTCCAAGTGgattatctttccgagaactacgacttgaaaaaaaaattgtcgagtttggaattcgtgaccaagatatatggtcactcaaagtttatACTCAGTACtttataattaattttatttcaaattatatGTTATTTAGGCACTATAAGTATATTattatatactccgtagtattcttttagtattttataatcttatttgttttttaaaatatttatatttagttgGTCCAAAAGGTGAGaaagtgaaaataatataatgacAATACGAGCTCGAATCGAGCTCGAACTTTATCCGAGCCGAGTTCAAGCTTCAATTTTTTAGACTCGACGAGCTTTGAGGTGAAACCGAGCTCAAAATTTCGAGTTTAAAATTCCGAGCCGAGTCCGAAGCCATCCAAGCTCGAGCTTAGATTGGCTCGTTTACAACCCTACCAGCTAGTCTCACTTGTGACGGACACTATTCGTCACAAGTGATCGAGTGACGGGTCACCTCGCTCTCACACAAATGCAAGTGGGGCGCTCCATTTTcgccccacttgccctcccacttgcatttgtgTGATAGGGAAATGACCTGTCAgtcacttgtgacggatagtgtccggtgagaatttgtgttaaaagAAACCCTTGCGCCATGTAGTTGGTAACTAACCGTTCTACTTAACTCCTGATACTGTAACGCCCCGAAAACACAGGGAGTAACAAAATAGCAtaactttattttattattaaaacttCAGCGGAAACTTATAAAATAACGGTGAAAATTACAATAGCGTTACTGCCGTATCTCTCCTGTAGGAAATACTAGGCTAAATTACAAA from Silene latifolia isolate original U9 population chromosome 10, ASM4854445v1, whole genome shotgun sequence encodes:
- the LOC141605423 gene encoding putative NAD(P)H dehydrogenase subunit CRR3, chloroplastic, whose translation is MILSGYISLTLPKPAITSASLPNNNSTVPATSRKKIGALKRTSPNPNKPSLAEVERAIGAGIYRDHDPASETTDKNKVFDVVLSNSIGKTEGPIEKKLRETGELLNAQTERITRSSGKKILEIMFFWIAPTWFLMLLIATGAIKLPSSFNALNDLIM